Within Candidatus Saccharibacteria bacterium, the genomic segment AGCGACTGCCTCTTTGCCAAAATTTGACGAGAAGCGGAAACTGTATACTTTTTTTGACGTATATAATGGAGCAAATATCACCGTAGACCAACAGGCTGTGCCTGAAAAATTTAAAGGTAACGAAACAGAGATTAAAAAAATTGCTGAATCGGTAGGTGCAAATGAAACCTTTACCAGCACACAGGGAACGGTCTATGCCTCGCAGGGGGAGTCTGCGACAACCCAGCGCCTGGTTCTGGCCAACGATAAAATGCTGATGTTTATACAGAGCACGAAAAAACTGAGTGTCAGTGACTGGATTGACTACATACAAACCCTGGAGTAACGAAGGCTAATGGGGGTATTTGGTAAGTGTAGAGCGTAGGCTTAGTGACAGTATTTCTTGTGCAAATTGGGTCAAATCCAGAACAAAATAACGGAGTAATATAAACAACAAAAATTAAGCATATTGTTCAGGTATTTCCTACAACACTAGCAGTACATTTATCTGTAAAATCTTATGCTCAGAGTATTATTTCACGTAGTATTAATTACTACACGATACTATATTATGTCTACTTATGTGCACGAGTAGTCTGAAAGATTGCAAAGAAACTGCGAAAAGGGGAAAATAAGTGAAGTACTGAACCAAACACAAAAAATTGTTCAATACAAAAACTAAAACAAAAAAATATGCCAAATCACATACCGAACTCCGTACTGTTTGTGCGTACCCTCTGGCTCTCCGCCAAGAGGGGTTTTGTGGTATTTGGCCGCCGTAAACACTTGTATGCTCTGAAAAGCTGGTCACATTCGTGCATTCTTTGGCTCATGCAACGATTTTCTTTTCGAGTATCGAAGCAAGGTGTACAGGTAGCCCTCGCTGTTTCTTTGCTCCTCCTACCCCTATTTTTCCTCACGCGTGGGTACACAGGCGTAGAACACGCCTATGCCGCCACTTCCGACAACCTGAACTTCCAAGCTCGCCTAGAGAACTCTGCCGGAGCCATCGCTGCCGATGGCTTCTACAACCTCCAGTTCAAGCTCTACGACGCTGCCAGTGGTGGTACCCTCCTCTGGACTGAAACCTACGACTACAACGGTGGTACCCCTGACCGTCGTGTTAGGGTAGCCAACGGCTACGTCACCGTCAACCTAGGCTCTATCACCAGCTTCCCTGGCAGCATGCCCTGGGATCAGCAGCTTTACCTCACCATGAACGTTGGCGGTACTGGCACCTCAGCCTCATGGGACGGAGAAATGAACCCACGCCTCAAACTCACTGCCGTACCCTATGCCTTCAACGCCAAGACAGCCAGTCAGCTTGTTACCACCAGCGGTGTTTTCATCTCCACCCTGGCTATCCAATCCCCGACAGGTGGAAACCAAACCCTCCACCTCCAAAATCAGGGAGCAGCCGGAACCTACAACCTCCTAACCGCACCATCGCGCAGTGATGGCTACATCAAGCTGCAGACTGGGACACCAGGAACCGCTCAGACCGGGCACTTCAACATCTCTGGCACAGGTATAGCTGCCATCTTGCGGGGCTCAACCAGCGTCCTCACCCCCATCCTAGACACTGCCGCCGCTGGCACCCTAACCATTGGCGGTACCAATGCTTCTTCTATTTCTCTGGCAGATGACACCGTCCTGGCTGCCAACAAGACCATCACCATCACAGGCGGCGATACAACTACTCGCAACGGGCTGACTCCAACCGAAGGTATGGTATTCTACGACACTACCACCAAACAACTTCTAATCTACGCCAATGGCAAGTGGCAGGCTGACAGAGAAACGGCTACAAAGATCGTAGCCCCGAGTACTGCTAGCCAAGCCCTGAAAGATGCTGCCGACTATGTCGCAACAGGTAGCGCCGATCAAACCATCATTAACACCGCTCTTACCGCTGCCGCTGGTGGCAAAGTTGTTCTACTCGAAGGAACATTTACTACCAGTGATGCTATCTCCATACCAAACAACACGACACTAGCTGGTAACGGTCGTGGCACCTTAGTTACCTTTAGTAACATTGCAACTCAGAACAAGAACATGATCACCAACACAGATACTACCAATGGTGAAGGCGTGGTTGTCCGTGATCTCCGCCTCGATGGTAACAAAGCCGTCAACACCAGTGGTACTCAGCATGGTATAATATGAACAACGTCGGTTTGGCTCAAGCGGTGCCGGCATATTGCAAGGACCAACCGTCATTAACACTTGGGTCAACAACTTCCGTTCTACTGGTATCTACTACTACAGCAGCTCAAACGGTACCGTTGCCAACAACAATGTCCTTTACAACGTCGGTGACGGTATCAACATCAACGGGAGTAACCGCGTTACCGTCAGTAACAACACCGTCATGGTGAACTCAGCCTTCGGTATCCGTGTCAGTGGGTCACTGGCTGTTACCGTGAATGCCAACACTATTGCCGGCAATGGCCTTCTGGCTGGCACGAACACCGGTGGTGGTGTCTTGTTTGACGGCAGCAGCTCCAACAACGCCATTACCAACAACAGCCTCCGTGAGAACGGTGCCAGCAGTGGTACGGCCAACAGTAGTATTTACATTGCCACTGCTAGCAATAACAGTATTACTGGTAACTCTATCTACGACTCGGCTGGTACCGGTCAGGGTATCCACATCTACGACGCTGCCTCAGTCTCTAACTACTTTGCCGACAACACCATGGTTGGTACTGGTGCTACTGGCATCATAGACAACGGCACTACTACCATATGGGGTGGTCAAACCAATGCCAGCGGCAACTTCATGATACAGCCAGCTGGAACTATTGAGCTGATGAAGAACACTAACATTGCCGCTAACCAGAACATTACCTTTGCAGCTGGGTCTGGTAACTTCGACCAATCTGCTAGTAGTGGTACTTTGCTACTGGCACGGGTGCCGTCAGCCTGAACGGAGATACAACTGTAGCTAGTGGTAAGAACCTGACTGTCACCAGTGGCACCACAGCACTAACCGGCACTACCAACATAAACACCTCGGGTGCCGCTGCCACCAGCATCGGTACTGGCACTGGCAATAACCAGCGTTGGTAACACCACAGGTACTCTCGGCCTGACTGGTAGCACAGTAACAGTTGCTGGTAATACTAGTATTAATACAACAGGTACTAACACAACCACCATAGGCTCTGTCACTGCTGGTGCAGTTAGTATTACATCCAATGCCGCTAGCAACTTCACCACCAACACAGGTGCCCTCACCCTCACCAGTGCCGCTGCTACCACCTGGAGCACAACAGCCGGTGCTCTAACCCTGCAAGGTGCAGCTGGTGCGACCATTAAGTCTGCTGCTGGTACGACATCTAGTGATGTAACTGTCTCCACTGGCAATGCCAGCGCTGGCGCCAGTGGTAACATCACCATAGATACTGGTACCTACACCAGCGGTACCTCCGACTGTGAACATCGGTACTACAGTTGCCGGCGCAGTCACCATCGGCCGAGCTGCTACTACCACTACTATCCAAGGCTCTACCAAAGTAACTCCTCAAGCCTCGGCTAGCACCACACTACTGTGTACTAACGCCGGAGTCATCTCCACCTGTGATGCTGCAGTACTTGCCCCAACTGCTACTAACTTCATCCAGAACCAGACAGCCTCTACCCAAACAGCTGGCTTTAAGATAGATGGCACCGGTACAGCCGGCACATTAGTCGGTACAACAGCTGTCCAAGCACCGCTCTTTGATACTGCTTCGGCCGTAGCCCTAAACATCGGCACTACCAATGCCACCCAGATTAATCTCAACAAGAATGTATCCATTGCTGCTAACCAGAACATTACCTTTGCAGCTGGGACTGGTAGCTTTGACCAGTCTGCTAGTAGTGGTACCTTTGCTACTGGCACGGGTGCCGTCAGCCTGAACGGAGATACAACTGTAGCTAGTGGTAAGAACCTGACTGTCACCAGTGGCACCACAGCACTAACCGGCACTACCAACATAAACACTTCGGGTGCTGCTGTCACCAGCATCGGTACTGGCACTGGTAATAACAGTGTTGGTAACACCACAGGTACTCTCGGCCTGACTGGTAGTACAGTAACAGTTGCTGGTAATACTAGTATTAATACAACAGGTACTAACACAACCACCATAGGCTCTGTCACTGCTGGTGCAGTTAGTATTACATCCAATGCCGCTAGCAACTTCACCACCAACACAGGTGCCCTGACCCTCACCAGCGCCGCTGCTACCACCTGGAGCACAACAGCCGGTGCCCTAACCCTGCAAGGTGCAGCTGGTGCGACCATTAAGTCTGCTGCTGGTACGACATCTAGTGATGTAACTGTCTCCACTGGCAATGCCAGCGCTGGCGCCAGTGGTAACATCACCATAGATACTGGTACCTACACCAGCGGTACTCCGACTGTGAACATCGGTACTACAGTTGCCGGCGCAGTCACCATCGGCCGAGCTGCTACTACCACTACTATCCAAGGTTCTACCAAAGTAACTCCTCAAGCCTCGGCTAGCACCACACTGCTGTGTACTAACGCCGGAGTCATATCCACCTGTGATGCTGCAGTACTTACTCCAACTGCTACTAACTTCATCCAGAACCAGACAGCCTCTACCCAAACAGCTGGCTTTAAGATAGATGGCACCGGTACAGCCGGCACCTTAGTCGGTACAACAGCTGTCCAAGCACCACTCTTTGATACCGCTTCGGCCATAGCCCTAAACATCGGCACTACCAATGCGACTAGCATAAACATCAACCAGAACACCGTCCTCGCTGCCGATAAATCTATCGTCATCACAGGAGGAGCCACCCGTCCAGCTAGTCCAGTAGAGGGCATGGTGTTCTATGATACTGCTACGAAACAACTTCTAACCTACGCTAATGGCAAGTGGCAAGCTGATGGCAAAGAAGCCATCATCGTCGCTGCTAGTGACTCCAGTGACGCCGACAAGGCTTCAGCTGACTACGTCGGAGATGGCAACACTGCTGCCGCCGCTGACGGTGACCAAGTCCAGATAAACGCTGCTCTGACCGCTGCCGACCCAGCTGGATCAGGCGAAGACTGGCAAGGTCGTCCTGCTCGCTGGTACCTACACCCTAGACGCAAGCGTATCTATTCCTAATAACACACCCTAGCCGGTGTCGGTAACGCCACGAGCATAACTATCCCGAACTCTCTGAACGTCAACTTTAGCGCCATCGTCAACACCGACCAAACTACCGGCACCGGCGTTACTATCCAAGACCTAAGACTCGAGGGCAACAAAGCTAACCAATCCGGTGTGATCGCTATGGTAGGTGTTGACTTCAACAACATGGGCGGTGGCTCCGGCTCCGGTGCTCGCCAGGGTGCCAAGATACTGCATGTCCGGTCGAATAGTTGGTACTACAATGCAAGTAGTAACTGTCAGGGCGGTCATGGCATTTGCTTGCGCAACAGCTCCAACAACACACTTACAGGCAACACTGTACAGGAAAATGGTGGCCCCGGCATCAACTTGGAAAGTTCCCACAACAACACCCTTACCGGCAACACCGCGCAGGGCAATAACGGAGGCATTGGTCTCAATAATGCCGACAACAATACTGTCACCGGTAATACTACGCAGGGGAATAGCGGCAGAGGTATCGTCAGCAGCTTTAGCTCCAGCAATACCTTCTCTGGCAACACCATGCAGGGGAATAGTAACGGCGGTATCTCTCTCTCCCTCGACTCTAACAGCACGGTATCCGGCAACACTATCCACGACAACGGTGGAGCGCTCACTAACAATGGCATATCTATGGGCACTTCCGATACTAACACCATCATCGGAAACACTATCACGGATACCGGCTGCAGTACCAACTGCTATGCCATTGACATTAGCGACTCAGGTTCGGACAACAACTATCTCGCCGGGAACGTCTTCAGCACTACTTCTGGCACTGCCATCATCAACGACATTGGTACCGGCACGATCTACGCCGGTCAAGCCATGACAGCCGGTGGTCTTGACATCCGCTTCAAACAAGCCGCCTCCGCTTCTGCCTTCCAAATCCAGAGCGGTGCAATAGACTACCTTACCGCCGACACAAGTGGTAACAAGATCCAAATAGGTTCCGCCACCACTGACGCCAATGCCATTCTCTTCGGCCTAGACAGCTACAACAACGCAACTGACCCCACTGGCTACAACGGAGCCATGTACTACAACAGTAATACCAGTAAGTTCCGGTGTTATGAAGGCGGTATCTGGACAAACTGTGCCGGTGCTGCCGCTAGTGCCATCCAGAACCAGTATGCTGGGACTCAGACTGCAAACTTTAACATACAAAGCGCCGCAGCCGCCCAGGTAGTCGCTGTTATCCAAGGCGCCGCTAGTCAAAGCGTGGATATTCTCCAGGTAAAAGTTTCGGGCGGTAACATACCGTTTCGTGTCAGTTCTACTGGTGACGTGACTATGGCTAGAAACACACTGTATATGAATACGACCACAACCAATGCACAGCGTATATACATTTCTGGCAACATAAATTCCGGCGCTGTTTCGCAGTACGGTATACAAAATGAGCCAATCTTCCTACCAACGGCTGGAGCTGCGGGTGGGAATATATTTGGTTTTACTAACACGGCAATGCTTGCAACCAGTAGCGTAAATATTGGTCAGATATTTGGATCTGTAACGGGCGTTTCAACCAACGCAGATTACACAGGAACCCTTACGGCTGCACACGGCTTAAATATTCAAAATCCATCTATGTCCGGCAGTAAAGCAGCGAACTACTACGGTATTTCTATAAATGGTGTAACAAACAACGGTGGCAATACGTCGGGCACAATTAAGAACAACCAGTTATTCATAGGAAACACGACGGTAGGTGCAGGGGCAGGCGGCATACTTTACAACGTTGGAGCGCGTATTGTAATCCCTTCTGGGTCTGGAGGCACCACTCATAACTCCGGTCTAGTTATAGCCGATAGCACCGCTTCTGTCTCTGGCACATGGTCCCTGTACAACAGTAGCGCCCAAGTAAGTTACTTTGCTAGTAACGTAACCATTGGTACTTTGCTAACAGCCGACGTTACGGCAGGTAACGTTCAGATAGGATCTGCTACAACTGATGCTACTGCAAAACAGTTCGTGTTAGACAGCTACAACAACTCAACTGACCCAACAGGAGTTACGGGCGGCATGTACTACAACAGTGCACTTGCTGTGTTCCGCCGCTATGAAAACGGGGCTTGGAAGGACTGTTTAACGCGCCACCTCGTGACACTTGGTTCAGATATAACCAACAACAACGCAACCGCCAACACCATTGCTAATGTTACAGGTCTCAGTTTTGCGGTTACATCTGGTAGAACGTATCGCTTCCATGCCAATATTGTCTATACGGCTGCTGCTACCACTACAGGCTCTCGCTGGAGCGTCAATGGGCCTGCGACGTCGCTACTTAGCTACGCCACGCGCTACGGAACTACTGCCGCGACGGAGGCCTTTACCTATGCATCGGCGTACGACAACCCGGCGGCAAGCAACACCGATTCGCCAAGTACTGCGGGCAACACTGCAATTATAGAAGGAATTGTCACTCCTTCGGCCGGTGGAACTCTGACTGTCAGATTTGCCTCAGAGGTGTCAAGTTCGGCAATTGTAGCAAAAGCCGGCAGTACTATTGAGTGGTGGTAGGTCGAGTTAATCCACCCCAGCTCGGTATAAGCACCGAGAAAGGGTTAATCAGTCAAGCTCTTTGAGACTAGCAGCCATCTGGCTAATGACATCCTGTGGAGTACTGGAGTCGCCGCTAATGTTTACAAGTGTACGGCTGCCAGATATGATTGCGACTGGTGCTGCCCCGGCTTTGCCAATGTAAGCAGTCCCCAGGGCAGTTTTAACAGGGTTAAGTCCGACTATGCTTTCAAGCATAAGATTTTTTTGAGGAAGTGCCTGTTCAGTAAATGTCATTAGTTGAGTGTTTTTTCTAAACTCAAAAACAAGTATGCCATCGCTGTAGGCAACTGAGTCGGCATTGAGCTTGTAGCCTGGAGGGATGTTCTCTGGGTATAGAATGGGGAAGCCAACGCGGCTCAAAATGGTTTTGTCAAAAGGCTGTTTGTTGTCTCTGCCAAAAAACACAAATGCCGCAGTACACAGCAGCAGTAAGACAAGGCAAATACTGCCTAGCCGTGATGCTTGTAACTTTGTGAGTTTTCTCATGCTTCAATAGTACCGAAAACACGTGGTTTTGGGAAACTATGTACAGAACATGGCACCGGCGAGGTGTTAGCCCGCAGCTATGTGCTCCGCATAGCCCCTTTTAACAGAGTAGCTGTGGATAACTGGGGTAAATTAACTACTTTGAGTAAAAAATGTGCACAAAAAGTATTGCAATTGTTTTAACACTAGCGCATACTTGGACACAGATTTCCCGCGTACTTTGCGGAGGGATCAAAAACTTCAAACCAAAAAAAACAAAAACGTATTCCTAAAAAGCAGGCACTCTCGCAAGGCCTGCTTTTTTTATTGCCCGCAAAAATGATTGCTGCCCGCTCGGAAGAAATGTTGGTGCCACACAGAGTTACGTGACCCGTACGGGCGAAGTAGCATAATTTGGGGGTGCCGGCATGTTTATTGGCTGGCTGTATTTCGGGGCAGGGGGGGTAATTAACCCGAACTTGGCTTAAACGCCGCGTTTTCGGCAACGGGAGTTAATCCAGCTGTAAAAAATCCTCGTCCCTGAAAACTTCGCGCCCCCGCTCGACTAACCGCTGAAAGTGCTAAAGGTGGCGTTTACATCGAAAGGAGCCAAACCACGCAGGATAGCTTAGAGCCTGGTATTAGTGCACTAAGCGCCATGTCGCACAATTATCCAGCAACACGTTCAACAGTAGAATATTAACGAAGAAGCATTGACAGTGCAGGTTAGTAGAACGGCCACTCGCGGCCTTTATTGCAAGTAGCAGGATACGCAAAAAGGGAGTAGCACAGTAGTACTAGCAGTATGATACCATAGGATATTTTTTGTAAATGTCAGGCAGATCGACTGGAGCGATAGGCGTGAACGTTTACGCCAGGGCGGCAATCTGGTAGGCTTATAGATAGATGAGGAATGTTTGAAATGGCGTACGTGCTTGCAATAACAAATCAAAAGGGCGGTGTAGGCAAGACGACCACGGCAGTTAATCTCGCTGCCCAGCTTGCAACCGCCAAGCGACGTGTTTTGCTTGTCGACCTTGACCCGCAAGCCAACAGCACGAGTTCGCTTGGAGTTGACAGGGAAACTTTAGGTGCAACATTGTACGACGTTGTTATTGGAAAGGCTAGTGCTGCCGATATCGTCTTGCCTACTGCAATAAAGAATTTGTTTGTGCTACCAGCCAGTCCGCAGTTGGCTCAGGCAGAGGTTGATTTAGTTAGTACTAGTGGGCGTGAGCAAAAACTGAAACAGGCTTTGGCAACCGTAGACGCAGAAATTGTTATTATTGACTGTCCCCCAGCCCTTGGCCTACTGACGGTCAACGCGCTTACGGCCGCGAATGGTGTGCTTATTCCGGTTCAGGCAGAGTATTTTGCGCTGGAAGGTTTAAGCCAACTGATGCAAACCATGCAGCTAGTCCGAAAGGGATTAAATACAGACCTACACATATTTGGAGTAGTTCTAACTATGTATACAAAACGCACGGTGCTTAGTGAAGGGGTGAAGCAAGAAGTTGAGAAACACTTTGGTGAGAAATTATTCCGGACTGTCATTCCTCGTAACATACGCTTGGCTGAAGCACCGAGTTACGGTAAAACTATATTTGAGCACGACAAATGGAGTAAAGGTGCCCGTGCGTACAAGGCATTGGCGCTGGAGGTAGTCAAACGTGGCAACTTCTAAGCAACATACTGGTTTAGGCCGGGGCCTCGGCTCTTTAATCCCAGAAAATTTTGACACGGCGACTCTGCTTGAGCAAGGCGAACGTATTCAGCAACTTGAGCTTACGCTGCTACGACCAAACAGCGACCAGCCGCGCACCATATTCGACGAAACTGCTCTTGCAGAGCTAGCCGCAAGCATAAAACAACATGGCATTGTACAGCCTTTGGTTGTAACGAATCAAAAAGGAACCTACCTTATCATTGCGGGCGAGCGACGATGGCGCGCTGCAAAAATAGCGGGGCAGA encodes:
- a CDS encoding right-handed parallel beta-helix repeat-containing protein, coding for MQGPTVINTWVNNFRSTGIYYYSSSNGTVANNNVLYNVGDGININGSNRVTVSNNTVMVNSAFGIRVSGSLAVTVNANTIAGNGLLAGTNTGGGVLFDGSSSNNAITNNSLRENGASSGTANSSIYIATASNNSITGNSIYDSAGTGQGIHIYDAASVSNYFADNTMVGTGATGIIDNGTTTIWGGQTNASGNFMIQPAGTIELMKNTNIAANQNITFAAGSGNFDQSASSGTLLLARVPSA
- a CDS encoding right-handed parallel beta-helix repeat-containing protein produces the protein MTIPNSLNVNFSAIVNTDQTTGTGVTIQDLRLEGNKANQSGVIAMVGVDFNNMGGGSGSGARQGAKILHVRSNSWYYNASSNCQGGHGICLRNSSNNTLTGNTVQENGGPGINLESSHNNTLTGNTAQGNNGGIGLNNADNNTVTGNTTQGNSGRGIVSSFSSSNTFSGNTMQGNSNGGISLSLDSNSTVSGNTIHDNGGALTNNGISMGTSDTNTIIGNTITDTGCSTNCYAIDISDSGSDNNYLAGNVFSTTSGTAIINDIGTGTIYAGQAMTAGGLDIRFKQAASASAFQIQSGAIDYLTADTSGNKIQIGSATTDANAILFGLDSYNNATDPTGYNGAMYYNSNTSKFRCYEGGIWTNCAGAAASAIQNQYAGTQTANFNIQSAAAAQVVAVIQGAASQSVDILQVKVSGGNIPFRVSSTGDVTMARNTLYMNTTTTNAQRIYISGNINSGAVSQYGIQNEPIFLPTAGAAGGNIFGFTNTAMLATSSVNIGQIFGSVTGVSTNADYTGTLTAAHGLNIQNPSMSGSKAANYYGISINGVTNNGGNTSGTIKNNQLFIGNTTVGAGAGGILYNVGARIVIPSGSGGTTHNSGLVIADSTASVSGTWSLYNSSAQVSYFASNVTIGTLLTADVTAGNVQIGSATTDATAKQFVLDSYNNSTDPTGVTGGMYYNSALAVFRRYENGAWKDCLTRHLVTLGSDITNNNATANTIANVTGLSFAVTSGRTYRFHANIVYTAAATTTGSRWSVNGPATSLLSYATRYGTTAATEAFTYASAYDNPAASNTDSPSTAGNTAIIEGIVTPSAGGTLTVRFASEVSSSAIVAKAGSTIEWW
- a CDS encoding ParA family protein, yielding MAYVLAITNQKGGVGKTTTAVNLAAQLATAKRRVLLVDLDPQANSTSSLGVDRETLGATLYDVVIGKASAADIVLPTAIKNLFVLPASPQLAQAEVDLVSTSGREQKLKQALATVDAEIVIIDCPPALGLLTVNALTAANGVLIPVQAEYFALEGLSQLMQTMQLVRKGLNTDLHIFGVVLTMYTKRTVLSEGVKQEVEKHFGEKLFRTVIPRNIRLAEAPSYGKTIFEHDKWSKGARAYKALALEVVKRGNF